The following coding sequences lie in one Mycobacterium gordonae genomic window:
- a CDS encoding PIG-L deacetylase family protein: protein MIPLTFSGSGIGSVAAIGAHCDDILIGAGATLMQLERGNPGLVIHALVLTGAGTEREIEEKSAFAAFFPQADVRLTVADLPDGRLPEHWGAVKGQLAEFRRGCEPDLVLGPQRADYHQDHRLLAKLIPTEFRAHLVLGYEILKWESDLPNPTLYVPVSADTALRKTRLLAELYPSQAGRDWFDDETFLGLMRVRGVQSRARYAEGFVVEKAVLHPMAAGPHP, encoded by the coding sequence ATGATCCCGCTGACTTTCTCCGGATCAGGCATCGGCTCGGTCGCGGCGATAGGTGCGCACTGCGACGACATCCTCATCGGCGCCGGCGCCACCCTGATGCAGCTGGAGCGCGGCAATCCCGGCCTGGTCATCCACGCACTGGTCTTGACCGGCGCCGGCACGGAGCGCGAAATCGAGGAGAAGAGCGCCTTCGCGGCGTTCTTCCCGCAGGCCGACGTGCGCCTGACGGTGGCCGACCTGCCCGACGGAAGACTGCCTGAGCACTGGGGCGCGGTCAAAGGACAGCTCGCGGAGTTTCGCCGCGGCTGCGAGCCCGACCTGGTGCTGGGCCCCCAGCGCGCGGACTACCACCAGGACCATCGGCTGCTGGCGAAACTGATCCCGACCGAGTTCCGCGCCCACCTGGTGCTGGGCTACGAGATCCTCAAATGGGAGTCCGACTTACCCAATCCCACTCTCTACGTTCCGGTTTCAGCGGACACCGCACTCCGCAAGACCCGGCTGCTCGCCGAGTTATATCCGTCCCAGGCCGGACGCGACTGGTTCGACGACGAAACCTTCCTCGGCTTGATGCGGGTGCGCGGTGTGCAGAGCCGCGCGCGCTACGCGGAGGGCTTTGTGGTGGAGAAGGCCGTCTTGCACCCGATGGCCGCCGGCCCGCATCCCTGA
- a CDS encoding WecB/TagA/CpsF family glycosyltransferase, whose amino-acid sequence MANTLPQAPVRMVVSGSVVERCEIDQVLSIVDSRLRSRSGRGLAVGSVNLDHLHHFRVASAAPNGLVEWLLLADGMPIAWRGKLLTARPWPRVTGADLLPSVLALAEANGHRVGFFGGSAQTHQLLAGHLRARYPRLAVSGMWAPGSDDIESCSTAMCSAIRAARTDLLVVSLGKPRQERWVDQHGHATGARVFLPSGGAIDFLAGATSRAPGWMQRSGLEWLYRLTREPRRLARRYLLQGPIALLRAARAQLICYPGVHYVGGHDQVGIAGPATEAVSA is encoded by the coding sequence ATGGCGAACACACTCCCCCAGGCCCCGGTGCGCATGGTCGTCAGCGGCAGCGTCGTCGAGCGCTGCGAGATCGACCAGGTGTTGTCGATCGTCGACTCGCGCCTGCGATCTCGGTCAGGCCGCGGCTTGGCCGTCGGCTCGGTGAATCTGGATCACCTGCACCACTTCCGGGTCGCGAGCGCCGCCCCCAACGGCCTAGTCGAATGGCTGCTGCTGGCCGACGGCATGCCGATCGCCTGGCGGGGCAAGCTGCTCACCGCACGTCCGTGGCCGCGCGTCACCGGAGCGGACTTGCTGCCGTCCGTGCTGGCGTTGGCCGAAGCCAACGGTCACCGGGTCGGTTTCTTCGGTGGCAGCGCGCAGACTCACCAGTTGCTGGCCGGGCACCTGCGCGCGCGTTACCCGCGGCTGGCCGTCTCCGGCATGTGGGCACCCGGCTCCGATGACATCGAATCATGTTCGACCGCAATGTGTTCCGCAATCCGTGCGGCACGCACCGACCTGCTGGTGGTCAGTCTGGGCAAGCCGCGCCAGGAGAGGTGGGTCGACCAGCACGGGCATGCGACGGGCGCGCGAGTGTTCCTACCGTCCGGCGGCGCGATCGACTTCCTGGCCGGCGCGACCAGCCGTGCTCCGGGGTGGATGCAGCGCTCGGGTCTGGAATGGTTGTACCGGTTGACCCGTGAGCCGCGCCGACTCGCGCGGCGCTACCTGCTGCAGGGCCCGATCGCGCTATTGCGCGCCGCCCGCGCGCAGCTCATCTGCTACCCCGGCGTCCACTACGTCGGCGGCCACGACCAGGTCGGAATCGCCGGCCCGGCAACCGAAGCGGTGTCCGCATGA
- a CDS encoding PPE family protein, whose protein sequence is MDFGALPPEINSTRMYTGAGAESLLAASVAWDELATELAAAASSYLSVIAGLTSGPWLGPAAIAAAAAATPFAVWMGATSTQAEQAAAQARAAISAYEAAYAMTIPPAVIAANRTLLAALIATNFFGQNSPAIAATEAHYSEMWAQDAAAMYGYAASSAAASTLSPFETPPQIADPAGAAAQAAAVSAATGEAAATQATLASLVSAVPAALQGMAAPASLGTAAAGIPIGTSSGDIANLLNIMVMPLFAISSVLGIAQTMQGMAAAATQVGEAAAEAAEVAAGAAAVGADAVGGAALGAMGQAASLGSLSVPPAWTSVIPTAHLTGVSSALPGAAPGAVGNVPPSLLGGMPRAAAGQGPAAGPRYGLVPTVMAQPPSAGYGG, encoded by the coding sequence ATGGATTTTGGCGCACTGCCGCCGGAGATCAACTCCACGCGGATGTACACGGGCGCAGGGGCCGAGTCGCTACTGGCGGCCTCCGTCGCCTGGGATGAACTGGCCACCGAACTGGCCGCGGCGGCTTCCTCGTACCTGTCGGTGATTGCCGGCCTGACCAGCGGCCCCTGGCTCGGTCCGGCAGCCATCGCCGCCGCGGCAGCCGCCACCCCGTTCGCGGTCTGGATGGGTGCGACGTCCACTCAGGCCGAGCAGGCGGCGGCCCAGGCGCGGGCGGCGATCAGCGCCTACGAAGCGGCATATGCGATGACGATTCCACCCGCGGTGATCGCCGCCAATCGGACACTGCTGGCGGCTTTGATCGCGACCAATTTCTTCGGCCAGAACTCCCCCGCGATCGCGGCCACCGAGGCCCATTACAGCGAGATGTGGGCCCAGGACGCCGCGGCCATGTACGGCTATGCGGCCAGTTCGGCGGCGGCGTCGACCCTGTCACCGTTCGAAACGCCGCCCCAGATCGCCGACCCGGCCGGCGCCGCGGCTCAGGCCGCCGCGGTATCGGCAGCAACCGGCGAGGCCGCGGCGACCCAGGCGACACTCGCCTCGCTGGTCAGCGCGGTTCCGGCGGCGCTGCAAGGCATGGCGGCGCCGGCCTCGCTCGGCACCGCGGCCGCCGGCATACCGATCGGCACCTCCAGCGGCGACATTGCCAACCTGCTCAACATCATGGTGATGCCGCTCTTCGCGATCAGCAGCGTGTTGGGCATCGCCCAGACCATGCAGGGCATGGCCGCGGCAGCCACCCAGGTGGGCGAGGCAGCGGCCGAGGCGGCCGAGGTTGCCGCCGGCGCGGCCGCCGTGGGCGCAGATGCGGTCGGCGGCGCTGCCCTGGGGGCCATGGGCCAGGCGGCCAGCCTCGGGTCGCTGTCGGTGCCGCCGGCATGGACCAGCGTGATCCCCACGGCCCACCTCACCGGCGTCAGCTCGGCTCTGCCGGGCGCCGCTCCGGGGGCCGTCGGCAACGTCCCACCGAGCCTGCTCGGCGGGATGCCGAGGGCGGCTGCGGGTCAGGGTCCGGCAGCAGGGCCGAGGTACGGCCTCGTCCCCACAGTGATGGCGCAGCCTCCGTCCGCCGGATACGGCGGGTGA
- a CDS encoding glycosyltransferase family protein — MKVVLFCGGYGMRMRSAAGDLVPKPLQMVGPRPLLWHVMRYYAHYGHTEFILCLGYGQSLVKDFFVNYRETESNDFVMRGGKVELLDTDMSNWTITFVDTGLESPIGERLRRVRKHLGGDEYFLANYADVLTDAPLDTMIERFHTAGAAASMLVVPPQSSFHCVDVSTHGDIKEIAPIAKFPIWVNGGYFVLRQDVIDLIPENGDLVGDACMELAGTGRLLGYQHEGFWKPADTFKERAELDADYNRGIRPWAVWETPAALAAASA, encoded by the coding sequence ATGAAGGTCGTGCTGTTTTGCGGCGGTTACGGCATGCGGATGCGCAGCGCCGCGGGTGACCTCGTCCCGAAGCCACTTCAGATGGTCGGCCCGCGCCCGCTGTTGTGGCACGTGATGCGTTACTACGCGCACTACGGCCACACCGAGTTCATCCTGTGCCTGGGGTACGGCCAATCACTGGTGAAGGACTTCTTCGTCAACTACCGCGAGACCGAATCCAACGACTTCGTCATGCGCGGCGGCAAAGTCGAGCTGCTCGACACCGACATGTCCAACTGGACGATCACCTTCGTCGACACCGGCCTGGAGTCACCGATCGGCGAGCGGCTGCGCCGGGTCCGCAAGCACCTCGGTGGTGACGAGTACTTCCTGGCCAACTACGCCGACGTCCTGACCGACGCGCCGCTGGACACGATGATCGAGCGGTTCCACACAGCCGGTGCCGCCGCGTCGATGCTGGTCGTACCGCCGCAGTCGTCGTTCCACTGTGTGGACGTCAGCACCCACGGCGACATCAAGGAGATCGCTCCCATCGCCAAATTCCCCATCTGGGTCAACGGCGGCTACTTCGTCCTCCGTCAGGACGTCATCGACCTCATCCCCGAGAACGGCGACCTGGTCGGCGACGCGTGCATGGAGCTGGCCGGCACCGGCCGCTTACTCGGCTACCAGCACGAAGGGTTCTGGAAGCCGGCCGACACGTTCAAGGAGCGCGCCGAACTCGACGCCGACTACAACCGAGGCATCCGGCCATGGGCGGTCTGGGAGACGCCGGCGGCATTGGCGGCAGCGTCGGCATGA
- a CDS encoding TetR/AcrR family transcriptional regulator, protein MARQVRSEVTRRKILDAAIDVFSEVGYAAAGWGTIIERTGMTKGALYHHFDSKEALASDIIDEGAEVLVGAFRNVCGSSSPALENMIHGTFAIANVLSTDKTARAAEQLIAALSGFNDAAARCCASWVAEMAVQARAAIDEGDLREDVDPQSLAESIVGAMVGTRLLSIAMARSRHSEGMLDELNGQLSQIWIVLLPGVAAEASLPYFRQFLAREALRHTRPRAPVGAPEATSG, encoded by the coding sequence ATGGCGCGCCAGGTTCGATCCGAGGTAACCCGGCGGAAGATTCTGGACGCGGCGATCGACGTCTTCAGCGAAGTCGGTTACGCCGCCGCCGGATGGGGCACCATCATCGAGCGAACAGGGATGACCAAAGGCGCCCTCTACCATCACTTCGACTCCAAAGAGGCGCTGGCGTCGGACATCATCGACGAGGGTGCCGAAGTCCTGGTCGGGGCGTTCCGCAACGTCTGTGGGTCGTCATCGCCCGCCCTGGAGAACATGATCCACGGCACCTTCGCGATCGCCAACGTGCTCAGCACGGATAAGACAGCGCGTGCGGCCGAGCAACTGATCGCTGCCCTGAGTGGTTTCAACGACGCGGCGGCGCGGTGTTGCGCAAGCTGGGTGGCGGAAATGGCGGTCCAGGCCCGCGCGGCGATCGACGAGGGTGATCTTCGGGAGGACGTCGACCCGCAGTCGCTCGCCGAGTCGATCGTCGGCGCGATGGTCGGGACCCGGTTGCTCTCCATCGCGATGGCGCGGAGTCGCCACAGCGAAGGCATGCTCGACGAACTCAACGGCCAATTGAGCCAGATCTGGATTGTTCTGCTCCCCGGCGTCGCGGCGGAGGCATCCCTGCCGTACTTCCGGCAGTTCCTCGCCCGTGAAGCGCTGCGACACACCCGGCCACGCGCGCCGGTCGGGGCTCCGGAAGCTACCTCGGGTTAG
- a CDS encoding flippase, giving the protein MIEPTGQESTPAPEVPQSRIAHAFSVQLICRVLGMLASVVSVSMTARYLGPGRYGQLMVAVAFIGMWTAATDLGINTVIVRRVTSGRGALERLIRVNSGLSLMYCVPLAGMAAVTGLLIYRDADVRVMLVVLSGQLLLLTVRTRFEPVFLSTVRFSAVAVSDVTGRIGTLAMVSWLVATHANIIWFAVAQLIPPLVQLAIQGAAAARHVSLRPVFSTRESIDLLRESLPLMGVALVGILYWRADGVILSLLNSHAEVGVYGLAYTIAFNTEALSIFFQKSTLSTATGLYSRDVGAYVEFLRRSVELMSFLAFPVAVVGTLLAGPLIGLFGDAEFVTRGAPTLALLLIAASLRFVTGTLGQGLFACHEQRFFFRLSVGALAANVAFNLCLDGRFGAVGAGVSLVCTELIGLTFASWRLGNHCGYRTPMVFLVRLLIPTAASATVALLLSDQNVVLALAAAATTYLLVNVLAGPVNWSTLTSLFRKKVTA; this is encoded by the coding sequence GTGATCGAGCCGACGGGGCAGGAGTCGACGCCCGCGCCGGAAGTACCGCAGTCGCGGATCGCGCATGCGTTCTCGGTCCAACTCATCTGCCGGGTGCTGGGCATGCTGGCCTCGGTGGTCTCGGTGTCGATGACCGCCCGCTATCTGGGTCCCGGCCGCTACGGCCAGCTGATGGTGGCGGTCGCCTTCATCGGGATGTGGACCGCCGCGACCGACCTCGGCATCAACACCGTGATCGTGCGTCGCGTCACCTCGGGCCGGGGCGCCTTGGAACGCCTGATTCGCGTCAACAGTGGCCTGTCGCTGATGTATTGCGTCCCGCTGGCGGGCATGGCGGCGGTCACCGGGTTGCTGATCTACCGCGACGCCGATGTGCGGGTGATGCTGGTGGTGTTGTCCGGGCAGCTGTTGCTGCTGACGGTGCGGACCCGGTTCGAGCCCGTGTTCCTCTCCACGGTGCGGTTCTCCGCCGTCGCCGTCTCCGACGTGACCGGCCGGATCGGCACCCTGGCCATGGTGAGCTGGCTGGTCGCGACGCACGCGAACATCATCTGGTTCGCGGTCGCACAGCTCATACCGCCGTTGGTGCAGTTGGCAATTCAGGGAGCGGCCGCGGCGCGTCACGTCTCGCTGCGCCCGGTGTTCTCTACCCGCGAGTCCATCGATCTATTGCGCGAAAGCCTGCCGCTGATGGGCGTCGCCCTGGTCGGCATCCTGTACTGGCGTGCCGACGGGGTGATCCTGTCCCTGCTCAACAGTCATGCCGAGGTGGGCGTGTACGGGCTGGCGTACACCATCGCCTTCAACACCGAGGCGCTGTCTATTTTCTTCCAGAAGTCCACCCTGTCGACGGCCACCGGCCTGTATTCGCGCGACGTCGGCGCTTACGTCGAATTCCTGCGCCGCAGCGTCGAACTGATGAGCTTCCTCGCCTTCCCCGTGGCCGTCGTCGGCACGCTGCTGGCCGGTCCGCTGATCGGATTGTTCGGTGACGCGGAGTTCGTGACGCGCGGGGCGCCGACCCTGGCGTTGCTGCTGATCGCCGCCTCGTTGCGGTTCGTCACCGGAACCCTCGGGCAGGGCCTGTTCGCCTGCCACGAACAGCGCTTCTTCTTCCGGTTGTCGGTGGGTGCGCTTGCCGCCAACGTGGCCTTCAACCTGTGCCTGGACGGCCGATTCGGCGCGGTCGGCGCCGGCGTCTCGCTGGTGTGCACGGAGCTGATCGGGCTGACGTTCGCGAGCTGGCGACTGGGCAACCATTGCGGGTATCGCACGCCGATGGTCTTCCTGGTGCGCCTGCTGATCCCGACGGCGGCCAGCGCCACTGTGGCACTGCTGCTTTCGGACCAGAACGTGGTACTCGCGCTGGCCGCCGCCGCCACCACCTACCTGCTCGTCAACGTGCTGGCCGGTCCCGTCAACTGGTCGACCCTGACCTCGCTCTTCCGGAAAAAGGTGACCGCATGA
- a CDS encoding sugar transferase, producing the protein MTERSASMAAILHSKSGRSRLVAVPTRDVSTISRWQQQYSARLRITDSIIVCGAIMLAQFVRFGDSPNMSGYPGPVMTLFSCLFALLWLSSISVFHTRSPRIIGAGIDEYRRLASASFSVFGIIAMVTLLAKIDLARGYLAVALPVGTLGLLASRNLWRKYVWRMRAHGQYQTMVLAIGDRSGVTHLAHELIRNPKEGYVVVGVCIPGYGPPREEALKVQGREIPILGDETSAVAAIGLCGADTVAVTRTEHFGVHAIRDLMWRLETMDVDLVVSAGVMDVAGARLTMRPIAGYPLLHVDKPQYEGTQRLQKRAFDFCFALAALLVTAPLLIAAAVSIKMTSKGSVFYRAERIGLDGRPFTMLKFRTMVDGADKQVDRLLPLNQGAGGVLFKIRHDPRVTSVGKVLRRYSIDELPQFINVLKQDMSVVGPRPPLRREVETYDGEVKRRLLVKPGVTGLWQVSGRSDLSWEDSVRLDLSYVDNWSMAGDLVIIARTLKAVLASDGAY; encoded by the coding sequence ATGACCGAGAGATCGGCCAGCATGGCGGCCATCCTGCACTCGAAGTCCGGCCGCTCACGCCTCGTCGCGGTGCCGACGAGGGACGTCAGCACCATTTCGCGCTGGCAGCAACAATATTCCGCTCGCCTGCGGATCACCGATTCGATAATCGTCTGCGGCGCGATCATGCTCGCGCAGTTCGTCCGCTTCGGCGACTCGCCGAACATGTCGGGTTACCCGGGCCCCGTGATGACGCTGTTCTCCTGCCTGTTCGCGCTGCTGTGGCTCTCCTCCATCTCGGTGTTTCACACCCGGTCGCCCAGGATCATCGGGGCCGGCATCGACGAATACCGTCGGCTGGCCAGCGCGTCGTTCTCGGTCTTCGGCATTATCGCGATGGTCACGTTGCTAGCCAAGATCGATCTGGCCCGGGGTTACCTGGCGGTCGCGCTTCCGGTCGGCACACTGGGTCTGCTGGCCAGCCGCAACCTGTGGCGAAAGTACGTGTGGCGCATGCGGGCCCACGGCCAGTACCAGACCATGGTGCTCGCGATCGGTGACCGTTCCGGGGTCACGCACCTCGCCCACGAACTGATCCGCAACCCCAAAGAAGGCTATGTCGTTGTCGGTGTGTGCATTCCGGGATACGGTCCGCCGCGCGAGGAAGCCCTCAAGGTCCAGGGCCGCGAGATCCCGATCCTCGGCGACGAAACCAGCGCGGTGGCCGCGATCGGCCTGTGCGGCGCCGACACCGTGGCCGTGACCCGCACCGAACATTTCGGGGTCCATGCCATCCGTGACCTGATGTGGCGGCTGGAGACGATGGACGTCGACCTGGTCGTGTCGGCCGGCGTGATGGACGTCGCCGGGGCCCGATTGACCATGCGGCCCATCGCCGGATATCCGCTGCTGCACGTGGACAAGCCGCAATACGAGGGCACCCAGCGCCTGCAGAAGCGCGCCTTCGACTTTTGCTTTGCGCTGGCCGCGCTCCTGGTGACCGCGCCCCTGCTGATCGCGGCCGCCGTCTCGATCAAGATGACCAGCAAGGGGTCGGTGTTCTATCGCGCCGAACGCATCGGCCTGGACGGTCGCCCCTTCACCATGTTGAAGTTCCGCACCATGGTGGACGGCGCGGACAAGCAGGTCGACCGGTTGCTGCCGCTGAACCAGGGCGCCGGCGGAGTGCTCTTCAAGATCCGCCACGACCCGCGCGTCACGTCTGTCGGAAAGGTGCTGCGCCGCTACAGCATCGACGAGCTGCCGCAATTCATCAATGTGCTCAAGCAGGACATGAGCGTCGTCGGCCCGCGGCCACCCCTGCGTCGCGAGGTGGAGACCTATGACGGCGAGGTCAAGCGCCGGCTGCTGGTGAAGCCCGGGGTCACCGGCCTGTGGCAGGTCAGCGGCCGATCTGATCTGTCCTGGGAGGACTCGGTCCGACTGGACCTCTCCTACGTCGACAACTGGTCGATGGCCGGCGACCTGGTGATCATCGCCCGGACGCTCAAGGCCGTGCTGGCCAGCGACGGAGCTTACTAG
- a CDS encoding LbetaH domain-containing protein — MVFVVIKTRNDLESYLAADLHAQGLERWRHRYRIMHRAPYFQRMLRKTEYWTNTARTPAGRLVAAYLRLRLKFLGEKLGFGIPLNAFGPGLSVAHVGWVHVHHRAKIGANCRIHQGVTIGEGRPGEYPSIGDDVFIYPGAMVLGANVGSRVGIYAGAVVTKPVPDDVDVAGVPARIVKDRRARAVSA; from the coding sequence ATGGTTTTTGTCGTGATCAAGACTCGCAACGACTTGGAGTCCTACCTCGCGGCGGACTTGCATGCGCAAGGACTTGAGCGTTGGCGGCACCGCTACCGGATCATGCACCGGGCCCCCTATTTTCAGCGGATGCTGCGCAAGACCGAGTATTGGACGAACACCGCCCGAACGCCGGCCGGGCGACTCGTCGCGGCATACCTGCGTCTGCGGCTGAAGTTCTTGGGCGAGAAACTCGGGTTCGGCATTCCGCTCAACGCGTTCGGCCCCGGTCTGTCAGTAGCCCACGTCGGATGGGTGCACGTTCATCATCGAGCCAAGATCGGCGCCAACTGCCGTATCCATCAGGGCGTGACGATCGGCGAAGGCCGTCCAGGCGAGTACCCCAGCATCGGCGACGACGTGTTCATCTATCCCGGCGCCATGGTGCTCGGCGCCAATGTCGGCAGCCGCGTCGGCATCTACGCAGGAGCGGTGGTGACCAAGCCGGTGCCAGACGACGTCGACGTCGCCGGCGTGCCGGCCCGGATCGTCAAGGACCGCCGGGCCCGGGCCGTCAGCGCCTAA
- a CDS encoding PAS domain-containing protein, translated as MTTLKQLPALVVLERIPVPVLAIADDGSILFTNTAFAQMVGCDPEEVLALRFHEIFHQAPESESSLLSFVHALANMVVELAHKDGSVVRALMSRSAVMRADDKFALAAFQDLTEQLWEEER; from the coding sequence ATGACCACCCTGAAGCAGTTGCCTGCACTGGTGGTGCTGGAGCGGATACCGGTCCCAGTCCTCGCCATCGCGGACGACGGCAGCATCCTGTTCACCAACACCGCGTTTGCCCAGATGGTGGGTTGCGATCCAGAAGAGGTGCTGGCGCTTCGGTTCCACGAGATATTCCACCAGGCACCGGAGTCGGAGTCCTCGCTGCTCTCGTTCGTCCACGCCCTGGCGAACATGGTGGTCGAGTTGGCACACAAAGACGGCTCGGTGGTCCGGGCGTTGATGAGCAGGTCGGCGGTGATGCGCGCCGACGACAAATTTGCTCTGGCCGCGTTCCAGGACCTGACCGAACAGTTGTGGGAAGAAGAGCGCTGA
- a CDS encoding TetR/AcrR family transcriptional regulator → MSTESADGRADSTRQQILRAAAHQFARRAYHDVGLDDILAEAELTKGAMYFHFRSKHALAVAIIEQHTSGGRAAVEDLLSRQLSGLETLIDFSYLIAVQDLSKDVARAALHLIESVGRTEGLQASLLKGWVDALASVAQRAISEGDVAQRWEPGDIGRMIVSMYLGLRQTSDLDDPRGFLLDLERNWVLILAAVLQPDRADYFAQFLRRRTALAIKAAPAQVSAT, encoded by the coding sequence ATGTCGACTGAATCGGCCGACGGACGAGCGGACAGCACCCGGCAACAGATTCTGCGGGCGGCCGCACATCAATTCGCCCGCCGCGCCTATCACGACGTCGGACTGGACGACATCCTCGCCGAGGCCGAACTGACCAAGGGTGCGATGTACTTCCACTTCCGCTCTAAGCACGCCCTTGCGGTAGCGATCATCGAGCAGCACACCTCGGGGGGTCGGGCAGCCGTCGAAGATCTGCTGTCCCGGCAGCTCTCTGGCCTGGAGACCCTGATCGACTTCTCTTACCTGATCGCGGTGCAGGACCTCTCCAAGGATGTGGCCAGGGCCGCGCTGCACCTCATCGAGTCGGTCGGACGCACCGAAGGACTGCAGGCCTCCCTGCTGAAGGGTTGGGTAGATGCCCTGGCGAGCGTGGCCCAGCGCGCTATCAGCGAAGGGGACGTCGCCCAGCGGTGGGAGCCCGGCGACATCGGACGGATGATCGTGTCGATGTACCTGGGACTGCGCCAGACCAGTGACCTCGACGACCCGCGGGGCTTCCTGCTCGACCTGGAGAGGAACTGGGTTCTCATCCTGGCCGCGGTTCTGCAACCGGACCGGGCCGACTACTTCGCGCAATTCCTGCGGCGACGTACGGCCCTGGCGATCAAGGCCGCCCCCGCCCAGGTGAGCGCGACTTAA
- a CDS encoding PE family protein, which yields MSFVTTQPEVLAASASTLQGIGCAVDTVGAAAAGPTTAIFPAAADEVSALTAAQFAAHEHLYQAVSAQAAAIHEMFVQVMKASAGCYAVTEAANAAAAG from the coding sequence ATGTCGTTCGTCACCACGCAGCCAGAAGTTCTGGCCGCTTCGGCCAGCACGCTGCAAGGCATCGGCTGCGCCGTGGACACGGTGGGCGCAGCCGCCGCGGGACCGACTACGGCGATATTTCCGGCCGCCGCGGACGAGGTGTCAGCGCTGACCGCAGCGCAGTTCGCCGCCCACGAACACCTGTACCAGGCGGTGAGCGCGCAGGCCGCCGCGATCCACGAGATGTTCGTGCAGGTCATGAAGGCCAGCGCCGGTTGCTACGCCGTAACCGAGGCGGCCAACGCCGCGGCGGCCGGCTGA